The genomic region AAGGTTCTGAATATGAACTGAAAGTAGATTATATTCTTGCAGCAATAGGTCAAAAAACAGATATTAACTTTTTGGATAATGTAAACGAACATACCAAAGAAGGTGAATTAAAACCAAACAAATGGGGTGATATTGATGCTGACGCTGCAACTTTGCAAACAGGCATACCCAATGTATTTGCTGCCGGTGACGGAGTTTCAGGCCCGGCTACAATTATCGAAGCTGTCGCACAAGCAGGTATAGCTTCATTAAGTTGTCATCAATATCTTTCAGGCGAAGAATTAAAACCAAAATCGACAGAGTTTTTAAGTAAAAAATCAAACTTTAAAACATTAAGTTCTTCTGATTTTCAAGACAGATATGAGAAACAAATACGAGAAGAAATGCCGGTTCTTGATTCAGAAAAACGTATGAATTTCAATGAAGTTGAGTTGGGTTATGATGAAGACATGACTCAACATGAAACTCAACGCTGCTTTGAATGTGGTTGTGTTGAATATTTTACTTGCGATTTAAAAAAACACTGTACTGAATACGGTGCAGAGCAAGAACGATTTAAAGGCGACTTTCACGAACGTCCGGTTGATTTTTCACATCCTTACATTGAGATTGATAACAATAAATGTATCCTGTGTTCAAGATGTGTTCGCATTTGCGGTGAAATAACAGGAACTTTTGCTTTGGGATTAGTTGACAGAGGTTTTGAAACTTTTGTAGCCCCAAGTATGGGTAATTCATTGCTTGATACGAATTGTGAAACATGCGGAATGTGCATTTCAACTTGCCCTACCGGTGCAATTACCGAAAATTTTAAATTTAAACCGGGTCCCCTTAAACTTGAAAGTTTTGAAACTGTCAGCAACTACGGCTCAAGCGGAGAGCGGATTACCGTTAATCACAGAGACGGATTTGTGATGCAAATAACCGGAGCAGCAGGTAAAATTAATAAAGATGCAAGTATCGGAAGAAAATCAAAATTCGGATACCATTATTTTAATGATGCATCAAGAATTACATCTCCTCTTTTGAAAAAAGCTGACGGCGGATTTGAGGAAATAACTTTTGAAGAAGCATACAAACTTATAAATAATAAAATTACTTCAGTAAACAGAGATGAAAATGCTTTCTTTGCAGGAGCAGGATTAACGAATGAAGAGCAATATCTTATCAAAAAATTGGCTGTTGATGCAGTAGGGACAAATAACATCGGCAGTTTTCATTATCTCGGAAGAGGAAACGGATACGGTTATAACTCATTTAAAAATGTTCCGTTTGACCAAATTAAAAACGCAAGCAAGATTTATGTTTTTGGTGCCGAATTAAATCACGACGACCAATTTGTAAGCTATTTTGTTAATAACGCAAAAGCAAAACAAGAAATACCTGTTGAATTAATTACAGAAAAAGAAAACAGATATGCTTATAAAGCAGATAAAGTAAGCAAAATCGGTTCATATTATTGGTTTATTAAAGCAGTTATTGCTTATATTGCAGAAAACGGGCTTCAAAATCAAATGTTTATTAATGATAATACTGATGATTTTGAAACATATAAATCAAGTCTTGAAAGCAGTTCAGTCTCTGCTGAAAAAGCAGGAGTTTCAATAGAAATTATTGCTGAATTTGCCAAATCATATAACAATGAAATAAATGCCGTATTAATATATTCCGAAAAGCAAATTTCCTCAAATTGCAGTAAAGAATTATATAATCTTGCAATGATTACCGGCAAACTCGGCAAAACAGCTTCCGGATTAATCTCATTAAAAGAGAAAAATAATTCACACGGACTGTTTGATAACAATTGCTTTGCAAACGACAGTTTATTTTCAGGCTTAAATAAAAAATCGTTCAAAAACCTTTTCATCTTCGGGGAAGACCCTGTAGGTTGTGCCGCTGAACCGAAAAAAATTGTTGAAATGCTGAAAGCCGATTTCACGGTAGTTCAAGAATACTTTATAACAGACACGGCAAAACTTGCCGATTTGATATTACCGGCATCAATGCCCACAGAAACCGGAGGAAGTTTTACAAATACACAAAGAGTATTACAAACTTTTGAAGCCGGTTTTGAAGCAGAAATTGAAAGAGCAAATCACGAGCAATTACTTGATATATTAAAAACATTCAACCATAACGGATTAAACACTTTAGAAGACATCTTCTTGGAAGCCGCTTCTCATCTTCCGAAATATGATGAAAAATTAAAATTTGAATCGACAAAAGATGATAATCATAACAGAATGTTTAACTTTGGTTGCGATTTTGTGAATAAGAAGTTTGAGGAGGAGTTTGAAAAAGGGTTTTAGCTTTCAAATTCAAGCACAGTCAAAAAGGTGCAAAACAACTGATATTATAAGAAACGTAGCAAGATTGTAATCAGTCAATTAATAAAGTTGCTGTACACTTTTATTATAAACTTGTATCTTCATATACAAAATTATAATCTAAATAAAAGTGTACATTTATGATTTGAATATTTTAAAAAAAAATTGTACATTTGAACTGAATATAAGCGTTTAAGAGGTTACCATAGAAAAATGACAAGACAATACGCAAATATTAACCCTGAAATATTAATATGGGCAAGGAAAACAGTTAAGCTTCCGACATGGCTTGCTGCTAAAAAGATAGGAGTAAATAATGATAAACTATTGTCATGGGAGGACGGCTCATCTTCCCCAACAATAAAACAACTTTACAAGATTGCAGATGTTTATAGAAGACCATTTGCCCTATTTTATTTCCCTGAACCACCCAAGCATTTCAAACCATTAAAAGATTTTCGGAAATTTACAATTTATCATATTCATACAGAACCGGAAGAATATCAACTTCAAAAAGAACTTTTGCTATTTCAAAGAAAAAGGGAACAAGCTATAGAATTATATGAACTTCTTGAAAAAAAAATTCCAAAACTTAAAATCAAAGCAAAAGTTAATGAAGATTCAAAAGAAGTAGCTAAAAGAATTATAAAAGAATTAAAAATAAATCATAAAAAAATTGCTAATACATCTCCGGGATATGATGCACTTAATTATTGGAAGTCTTTTCTGGAAACGAAAGGAATATTGATTTTTCAAACCACTAAAGTACCTTTAGAAGTTATGAGAGGAGCATGTATAGTTAAAAATGAACTTCCTGTTATAATAATAAATAGCAATGATTCTCAAAACGGAAGAATTTTTTCCCTTTTTCACGAACTAGTACATATTATTCTTAAAGAAACCGGTATTTCAAATTTCAGATTTTCTAATAAAGAATTATATGATTTTGTAGAAGTATTTTGTAATCAAGTTGCTGCTGAAATTTTAGTCCCTTCAGAGCTTTTAATTAATACTCAAACAGTAAAAAATCATGAAGAATTTGAAAAAAATTGGACACATTATGAACTCAAAAATCTATCAACTTATTTTTGTGTAAGTCAAGAGGTAATTTATAGAAGACTCCTGACGCTGGGAAAATCAAGTGAAAACTCTTATAAAGAATTCAGAGAAAATATTAAAGACAGAAGATACAATAAACCTAAAGGTGGTAATTATTACAGAAATATAATTGCTAAAAATGGTCGTCATTTTTTGAATTTGGCATTACAAGGATATTATCAGGAAAAATTAACCGCTTCATCCTTATATGATTGTACAAAAGTTAAACTTTCTAATTTAAGTAAGTTGGAGGATAAATTATATGTCTAATTATAGTATTGATACCAGTTCAATTTTAGATGCATGGGTGAGATACTATCCATTAGATACATTTCCATCTTTTTGGACAAATTTCTCTTTATTCGCTAAAAATAAAATTGGTATTGCGACAGAACTTATTAAGCATGAAATAAGTAATAAAGATGATGGATGTATTAAATGGTTCAAAGAAAATAAATTAGACGATTTCTTTGTACCAATTGATAACAACATCCAAAGTTATGTTACAGAACTTATGAAAAATCCTAATTATCAGAGACTTGTTGAAGACAGAAAAGGAACAAACGGTGCAGACCCTTTTGTCATTGCACTTGCTCAATCACAAAATCTAATAGTAGTTACCGGAGAAAAAGCAACTAATAATCTTTCCAAACCAAAGATACCGGATGTATGTAAAGATATAGGGATTAATTGTATTACAATTTTAGAATTAATGAGAAAAGAAGGGTGGAAGTTCTGAAATGCAAGAGTATTACAAAATTTTGACACTGGTTTTGACCCTGAAATTGAAAGAGCAAATCACGAACAATTACTTGATATATTAAAAACCTTCAAGCATAACGGATTAAGTACTTTAGAAGACATCTTCTTGGAAGCAGCCTCTCATCTTCCGAAATATGATGAAAAATTAAGATTTGAATCAACGAAAGATGATAATCATAACAGAATGTTTAATTACGGATGTGATTATGTGAATAAGAAATTTGAGGAGGAATTTGAAGGGAATTTTAATTCTAAATAAGTAACCGGAAAATATTGTCGAAATAACAACCGGTTATTTATATCAACCGGATAGAGTATGAGTTATTGATACACATTTGTTATGATGCAATTAAGAATAAAAAATATCTTTAAAAAATAATCAAGCTGCAAAACCTGACTGAAAGTTTGATATTTCAATTGACGAGAAAAAAAAGTCTGTAATATTTAAGAGACAAGGCATATTTTGGTCGCAGTTAAAAAGTTATCTGGATGGTAAGATTTTTTGATTTTTTTTGGATAAATATTCCGGCTGTTTGTGAAAAACGAATGTATGGAAAAGCGGAAGTTGAAAACCGCAAAATCTGTATTTGTGAATATGATTTTTAATAAAATACAGTTCAGTTTTTAAGTTTGTATTAATTTTGCTGACCGAGCAGTAGAAAAAATCAAAACTATAACTTGCACCGACACAGGTATTTGCAAGGTAGAGCAAAGGAGAACGATTTGAAAAAAGCACATAACAAGAGCTAAAAAATCATGCGGTAGTCGCAAACTGAAAACAAGAGCAAGAAATCGACACCGCAAAAATTTTAAGATATAAAAACAAAAGATAAGGCAAAATTTTGGCTATATTGCAAACTGAAAAATTTTCGGTTATAAAACACGCTTTTTAGCCTATCGTTGCAGGCAATCCCCCTACTGAAAAATTTCGTTGAATATTTTAGCTAACGAGGGAAGAAAAAGAGAAGAATGAGTACAAAACTGAAAAACTATAAACAATTAATAATCAACAACTAAACTTTGACGTTAGTTGGAATTAAAAATAAAACTCCATACATGAAACAATCAATATTAATCTTTTTCATAACAGTTTATAACTTAAGTGGATATTCTCAACATAATTTTTTAAACACTGAACCTTCTTGGTCTCATGATGGAGAAAAAATTGTTTTTATTTCAAAAAGAGATAAAAATAATGAGGTTTACATTATGAATAATGATGGTTCACTGCAAATAAGACTAACAAATACATTAGCTTCTGAATCAGTTCCGAGTTTTTCTCCTGATGGAAAAGAAATAATATTTCATTCAGACAGAACAGGAGTGATTCAAATATTTAAAATGAATATTGATGGTACAAATCAAATAAATTTAACAAAAACAAAACTTCCAGAGACAAATGGGACTTGGTCTCCATCTGGGAAAGAGATTGCATTTACTTCTGTTAGAGATGATAATGCACAGGTATATATTATGAATTCTAACGGTTCAAATCAAAAAAGAATCGTGAAAACAGAGACAAATGTAAGTAATCGTAAATGGTCAAATGAAGAAAGTGTAATAGCATGTCTTTCATTTGATATGTTTAAAGATATAAAAGAGTATATTCAAGTTGATATATCTGATAAAACATTCAAAAAAATCTTTAAAGACACGATTGAAAACTATGGTTTTCATGATTGGTCAAAGGATTTATCTAATGTCATATATGTAAAATCTAAAATGTTCTCTTATACTGAATCTTATAGTGAATTATATATTTCAAACATAAACTTTGAAAATCCTGAAAAAGTATTTAAAATTAATGATAGGATTATTACTGCTAAATTTTCACCAAATGAAGATAAAATTCTTATTTATACTTCTCATAAAGTATATGTGCTGCTTTTAGAATCAGGAAAAGTTGTGAAAGTTGGAAAAAATCATCATTCCCCACAATGGTCACCAGACGGAAAATCCATAGTTATGGTATCATCACCAATGATGAATATCTATACCGTAAATCCTGACGGAACAAATTTAAAGCAACTTACATTTAAAAAAAGAAAGAAAAAGAATAAAAGGTAAAAAGCCTGCAACAAATATATAAAAAAAATAAGGGCAACCGGCAAATTGAGAAGTAGCAACAAGTAATAAGCACCGCAAAATCTTTGCGATTTTGCTTTTGTAAATAATTTAAGAGGTCAAAAACCCAAAAATTTTGCTACTTTTATAATTGAAAGTATTTACGGATTTATTCCTTACCTTTTTTTATACTCACGTTACAAACAAGCAAGAAAATAAAAAAAGATTAAATAGACATGTTACCAAAAAGCAATCCATTCCAAAATTATTTCGATATCACAGACAAAGATCCTACAAGTTTGGTTATTAAGGAAAGTGCGAAAAAGGATAACTGCTACATTTACGAAGGAGCTGATATTATTGGTGGATTTATTTTAATAAATAAACCACGTGCAAAAACAATAATCAAAATTACTTTTTACAAGTCCAGCCAAGACAACAAATACCTGCCCCGGTTGGAGTTTAGGAAAGAAGATGCAAATGATAATGTTAAATCAGCAAAGGGAAGCGATGTAATAATCTCAATTAAAGATGGAGATAGTGCAAGGGCATTTTGGAAAACAATTCATTTTCTTGAAGGCTTTAAAGAACTTGTTGATTTAGGAGATTTTAGATCAAAATATAAAGCAGTAAGCTTTGATTCCTATTTAGTTGATTTTAAGAGTAAAAACCAAGCAAAGAAACTGAAAGAGTTAACTTCATTAGCAGAACAAATAAATTTAAGTAAACAAGAAATAAAGGAGTTATTACTTCCACAAAGGAAAAATACAATTCATTGGTTTTATGCATTATTGAAAGATTTACAAAATAATGCTGGTATAAAAGCATTTGACAGCTATAAAACAAAACATTCCATAAGTGAACGAGGTGAAGAAGCCGTGTGGCATCACTTTTTTAAAAACCAAGACTGGATAATAGGTCTAAATGTTGATTTAAAATTCATAAGAGATTTACTTTCTAAACAAAAAGTTGGCAACCCAAATTCTAAAGGTGTAGGTAGTCCTGAAATTGACTTAATTGGTATTTCGTACTTTACAACATTGGTGGAGCTAAAGACAAGTAAAACAAATATCTTTACAATTAAAAAAGGGACAAAGTCACGTGCTAACACTTGGGATTTTTCATCTGACTTTATTGAAGCATATAGTCAAACATTAGCTCAAAGATCAGAATTAATGGAAGACAAAGATTTAGTGAACGAAGATGGCGAGATCATCGATAGAAAAATTCATAGGATATTAGACCCTAAAGCAGTATTAGTAATTGGATGTAGAAATAAAGAATTTCCACATATTCGCAATTCAGTAAACAACATAAAATCTGATTGCTTTGAAAGAATGAGACGAGATTGTAGGAATGTTGAAATCATTACTTTTGATGAATTATTTGAAAGAGCATTTCATATGGTTTTTCAACAAAAATTACCTGCAAACTGGTATGATTTAAATCAAAGGGATTTCAAAAATGATATTTTAAATGTATAATTGAATAAATCGCCAGTTGGTAACACTGTGTAAAAATGCATTAAAACGCATTTTACACTAATCGTTAGCTTTCATTATAATTCATTGACAATAAATAACTGTAAACACGACTAAAATACTATGAGTTCAGATAACCTAAAAATATTTGATATTTTTCCGGTCCTCAAAACTAATAGATTAGACCTTGTTGAAATTAAACAGAAACATTTATCTGACCTCTTTAAATTATTCAGTAATAATGATGTTACCAAATATTATAATATTGAGACACTAACTGAAAAAAAAGAAGCACAGAAATTGATTGATTGGTTTCAAATACGTTTTAAGGAAAAATTAGGTATTCGTTGGGGAATTGCTCTTAAAGGTGAAAGCAAGATAATCGGAACAATTGGATTTAATAATTTCACAAAGGGACATCGAGCAAATATTGGCTTCGATTTACAAAAAGAACATTGGAATAAGGGTTACATAACAGAGGTATTAAACATTGTAATAGATTTCGGATTTAATACACTTGGAATAAATCGGATTGAAGGTGAAGTTATGCAAGGAAATAAAATTTCAGAAAAGGTTCTTGTTAAACAGGGATTTAAGCGTGAAGGTGTTTTGAGACAATGGATGTTATGGAATGGAAATCACTATGACATGACTATGTATTCATTGCTAAAAAAAGAACTTATCGGACAAGAAACAACGAAAAGCTAACACTGTATAAAAAAATAAGGACAAACTACAAAACTGAAAAGCAGTAACAAATAACAAGCACCGCAATCCCGAATGCTTTCGGGATGCTTTTACAAATAATTTAAGAGGTCAAAAACCCAAAAATTTTGCTGCTTTTATAACTGGAAAGTATTTGCGGATTTATCCCTTACTTTTCTTATACCACCGTTGAACTTCATTAAAAAT from Bacteroidales bacterium harbors:
- a CDS encoding FAD-dependent oxidoreductase, whose amino-acid sequence is MSELTVTINGKEYKAKKNNSILDVALKNNINIPTLCHDPRLEPYSSCYVCVVEVEGMRGLQPACSTKVLDGMKIETNNEKIRESRKSALDLLVSDHYASCTAPCKASCPAGVDVQGYISLIEKGMYSAAVKLIKEVNPLPAICGRVCVRPCEAACNRNYMDEGTAVGIDYMKRFASDFDLESEVHYKPEIAESTGKKIAVIGAGPGGLSAAYFLQQKGHQVDIFEANNHAGGWLRYGIPEYRLPNDLLDKEISTITELGTNIFLNKNLGGNLSYKEINENYDATILTIGSQRGTLLRAEGEDAEGVFSGIDFLRNMEQTGQRYDFSGKTVAVVGGGNTAMDCCRTSQRCNAEKTYIIYRRTEKEMPANPIEIHESKLESVEYMILTNPTKVNQTEDGKVKSMTLIKMELGEPDASGRRRPVPVEGSEYELKVDYILAAIGQKTDINFLDNVNEHTKEGELKPNKWGDIDADAATLQTGIPNVFAAGDGVSGPATIIEAVAQAGIASLSCHQYLSGEELKPKSTEFLSKKSNFKTLSSSDFQDRYEKQIREEMPVLDSEKRMNFNEVELGYDEDMTQHETQRCFECGCVEYFTCDLKKHCTEYGAEQERFKGDFHERPVDFSHPYIEIDNNKCILCSRCVRICGEITGTFALGLVDRGFETFVAPSMGNSLLDTNCETCGMCISTCPTGAITENFKFKPGPLKLESFETVSNYGSSGERITVNHRDGFVMQITGAAGKINKDASIGRKSKFGYHYFNDASRITSPLLKKADGGFEEITFEEAYKLINNKITSVNRDENAFFAGAGLTNEEQYLIKKLAVDAVGTNNIGSFHYLGRGNGYGYNSFKNVPFDQIKNASKIYVFGAELNHDDQFVSYFVNNAKAKQEIPVELITEKENRYAYKADKVSKIGSYYWFIKAVIAYIAENGLQNQMFINDNTDDFETYKSSLESSSVSAEKAGVSIEIIAEFAKSYNNEINAVLIYSEKQISSNCSKELYNLAMITGKLGKTASGLISLKEKNNSHGLFDNNCFANDSLFSGLNKKSFKNLFIFGEDPVGCAAEPKKIVEMLKADFTVVQEYFITDTAKLADLILPASMPTETGGSFTNTQRVLQTFEAGFEAEIERANHEQLLDILKTFNHNGLNTLEDIFLEAASHLPKYDEKLKFESTKDDNHNRMFNFGCDFVNKKFEEEFEKGF
- a CDS encoding ImmA/IrrE family metallo-endopeptidase, whose translation is MTRQYANINPEILIWARKTVKLPTWLAAKKIGVNNDKLLSWEDGSSSPTIKQLYKIADVYRRPFALFYFPEPPKHFKPLKDFRKFTIYHIHTEPEEYQLQKELLLFQRKREQAIELYELLEKKIPKLKIKAKVNEDSKEVAKRIIKELKINHKKIANTSPGYDALNYWKSFLETKGILIFQTTKVPLEVMRGACIVKNELPVIIINSNDSQNGRIFSLFHELVHIILKETGISNFRFSNKELYDFVEVFCNQVAAEILVPSELLINTQTVKNHEEFEKNWTHYELKNLSTYFCVSQEVIYRRLLTLGKSSENSYKEFRENIKDRRYNKPKGGNYYRNIIAKNGRHFLNLALQGYYQEKLTASSLYDCTKVKLSNLSKLEDKLYV
- a CDS encoding DUF4411 family protein, which translates into the protein MSNYSIDTSSILDAWVRYYPLDTFPSFWTNFSLFAKNKIGIATELIKHEISNKDDGCIKWFKENKLDDFFVPIDNNIQSYVTELMKNPNYQRLVEDRKGTNGADPFVIALAQSQNLIVVTGEKATNNLSKPKIPDVCKDIGINCITILELMRKEGWKF
- a CDS encoding DUF4263 domain-containing protein — encoded protein: MLPKSNPFQNYFDITDKDPTSLVIKESAKKDNCYIYEGADIIGGFILINKPRAKTIIKITFYKSSQDNKYLPRLEFRKEDANDNVKSAKGSDVIISIKDGDSARAFWKTIHFLEGFKELVDLGDFRSKYKAVSFDSYLVDFKSKNQAKKLKELTSLAEQINLSKQEIKELLLPQRKNTIHWFYALLKDLQNNAGIKAFDSYKTKHSISERGEEAVWHHFFKNQDWIIGLNVDLKFIRDLLSKQKVGNPNSKGVGSPEIDLIGISYFTTLVELKTSKTNIFTIKKGTKSRANTWDFSSDFIEAYSQTLAQRSELMEDKDLVNEDGEIIDRKIHRILDPKAVLVIGCRNKEFPHIRNSVNNIKSDCFERMRRDCRNVEIITFDELFERAFHMVFQQKLPANWYDLNQRDFKNDILNV
- a CDS encoding GNAT family N-acetyltransferase encodes the protein MSSDNLKIFDIFPVLKTNRLDLVEIKQKHLSDLFKLFSNNDVTKYYNIETLTEKKEAQKLIDWFQIRFKEKLGIRWGIALKGESKIIGTIGFNNFTKGHRANIGFDLQKEHWNKGYITEVLNIVIDFGFNTLGINRIEGEVMQGNKISEKVLVKQGFKREGVLRQWMLWNGNHYDMTMYSLLKKELIGQETTKS